The following are from one region of the Flavobacteriaceae bacterium UJ101 genome:
- a CDS encoding thrombospondin-1 (Adhesive glycoprotein that mediates cell-to-cell and cell-to-matrix interactions. Ligand for CD36 mediating antiangiogenic properties (By similarity). May play a role in dentinogenesis and/or maintenance of dentin and dental pulp. Plays a role in ER stress response, via its interaction with the activating transcription factor 6 alpha (ATF6) which produces adaptive ER stress response factors (By similarity); Belongs to the thrombospondin family; Contains 2 EGF-like domains; Contains 1 laminin G-like domain; Contains 1 TSP C-terminal (TSPC) domain; Contains 3 TSP type-1 domains; Contains 8 TSP type-3 repeats; Contains 1 VWFC domain.), producing the protein MNRYKKIAAALCVLLFASEQISAQAVQASNALISPVPLNTVENKGTGLASFTFHETSGVAAPASTNFGANILIQIDMANVDLQGQDTSLITGDLLDYFTVSYDSNTNNISLIQKAEYPASKNTVVRIPIVVTGNTVEAVSQNGFNVNLTALDPDTDAQGNASRFTYTAADTDGDGIPDSVDLDDDNDGIPDSVEGYNADNPDQSTDTDGDGTPDYLDIDTDNDGIPDLMESGLPQSQIDALDTDNDGVIDPSQEVGENGIVDSIEPDNKDQGLTDDKVDYNDDGTNDSPRDTDGDNVGDWRDLDSDNDGLNDVEEAGLPDTDGNGQVDTPDTIVDELPETDGNIDVLTPNNPDLTDTEDPDGDGVVEGTDTDGDGIIDPVDGLPEEFGDAPQDTDGDGIPDSVDLDDDNDGIPDSVEGYNSDNPDQSTDTDGDGTPDYLDIDADNDGIPDLMESGLPQSQIDALDTDNDGVIDPSQEVGTNGIVDSIEPDNKDQGLTDDKVDYNDDGTNDSPRDTDGDNVGDWRDLDSDNDGLNDVEEAGLPDTDGNGQVDTPDTIVDELPETDGNIDVLTPNNPDLTDTEDPDGDGVVEGTDTDGDGIIDPVDGLPEEFGDAPQDTDGDGIPDSVDLDDDNDGIPDSVEGYNADNPDQSTDTDGDGTPDYLDIDTDNDGIPDLMESGLPQSQIDALDTDNDGVIDPSQEVGTNGIVDSIEPDNKDQGLTDDKVDYNDDGTNDSPRDTDGDNVGDWRDLDSDNDGLNDVEEAGLPDTDGNGQVDTPDTIVDELPETDGDIDVLTPNNPDLTDTEDPDGDGVVEGTDTDGDGIIDPVDGLPEEFGDAPQDTDGDGIPDSVDLDDDNDGIPDSVEGYNADNPDQSTDTDGDGTPDYLDIDTDNDGIPDLMESGLPQSQIDALDTDNDGVIDPSQEVGTNGIVDSIEPDNKDQGLTDDKVDYNDDGTNDSPRDTDGDNVGDWRDLDSDNDGLNDVEEAGLPDTDGNGQVDTPDTIVDELPETDGDIDVLTPNNPDLTDTEDPDGDGVVEGTDTDGDGIIDPVDGLPEEFGDAPQDTDGDGIPDSVDLDDDNDGIPDSVEGYNADNPDQSTDTDGDGTPDYLDIDTDNDGIPDLMESGLPQSQIDALDTDNDGVIDPSQEVGTNGIVDSIEPDNKDQGLTDDKVDYNDDGTNDSPRDTDGDNVGDWRDLDSDNDGLNDVEEAGLPDTDGNGQVDTPDTIVDELPETDGNIDVLTPNNPDLTDTEDPDGDGVVEGTDTDGDGIIDPVDGLPEEFGDAPQDTDGDGIPDSVDLDDDNDGIPDSVEGYNSDNPDQSTDTDGDGTPDYLDIDTDNDGIPDLMESGLPQSQIDALDTDNDGVIDPSQEVGTNGIVDSIEPDNKDQGLTEDKVDYNDDGTNDSPRDTDGDNVGDWRDLDSDNDGLNDVEEAGLPDTDGNGQVDTPDTIVDELPETDGNIDVLTPNNPDLTDTEDPDGDGVVEGTDTDGDGIIDPVDGLPEEFGDAPQDTDGDGIPDSVDLDDDNDGIPDSVEGYNSDNPDQSTDTDGDGTPDYLDIDTDNDGIPDLMESGLPQSQIDALDTDNDGVIDPSQEVGTNGIVDSIEPDNKDQGLTDDKVDYNDDGTNDSPRDTDGDNVGDWRDLDSDNDGLNDVEEAGLPDTDGNGQVDTPDTIVDELPETDGNIDVLTPNNPDLTDTEDPDGDGVVEGTDTDGDGIIDPVDGLPEEFGDAPQDTDGDGIPDSVDLDDDNDGIPDSVEGYNADNPDQSTDTDGDGTPDYLDIDTDNDGIPDLMESGLPQSQIDALDTDNDGVIDPSQEVGTNGIVDSIEPDNKDQGLTDDKVDYNDDGTNDSPRDTDGDNVGDWRDLDSDNDGLNDVEEAGLPDTDGNGQVDTPDTIVDELPETDGNIDVLTPNNPDLTDTEDPDGDGVVEGTDTDGDGIIDPVDGLPEEFGDAPQDTDGDGIPDSVDLDDDNDGIPDSVEGYNSDNPDQSTDTDGDGTPDYLDIDTDNDGIPDLMESGLPQSQIDALDTDNDGVIDPSQEVGTNGIVDSIEPDNKDQGLTEDKVDYNDDGTNDSPRDTDGDNVGDWRDLDSDNDGLNDVEEAGLPDTDGNGQVDTPDTIVDELPETDGNIDVLTPNNPDLTDTEDPDGDGVVEGTDTDGDGIIDPVDGLPEEFGDAPQDTDGDGIPDSVDLDDDNDGIPDSVEGYNSDNPDQSTDTDGDGTPDYLDIDTDNDGIPDLMESGLPQSQIDALDTDNDGVIDPSQEVGTNGIVDSIEPDNKDQGLTDDKVDYNDDGTNDSPRDTDGDNVGDWRDLDSDNDGLNDVEEAGLPDTDGNGQVDTPDTIVDELPETDGNIDVLTPNNPDLTDTEDPDGDGVVEGTDTDGDGIIDPVDGLPEEFGDAPFPDFTVQISSRPAVIQNGGKLSVRVNVVEITGNPSLDGKPVVVRIPEETFFDFNFNSDLTQVNGLKVNNADWEYLGKQFGLHTFRYKPSTFEGLTSSAIGFEGTVSFEGVSDTSVSAFVVDTSGGEVNFTNNRDTEKLNLKGN; encoded by the coding sequence ATGAATAGATATAAAAAAATAGCAGCAGCATTGTGTGTTTTGTTATTTGCGAGTGAGCAAATAAGTGCACAGGCTGTACAAGCATCAAATGCGTTAATCTCGCCTGTACCATTGAATACGGTAGAGAATAAAGGGACGGGATTGGCTAGTTTCACGTTTCATGAGACCTCAGGAGTAGCGGCACCAGCCTCTACGAATTTTGGGGCGAATATATTGATACAGATCGATATGGCGAATGTTGATCTACAGGGTCAAGATACGAGTTTGATAACGGGAGATTTGTTAGATTATTTTACGGTAAGTTACGATAGTAATACGAATAATATATCGTTGATACAGAAGGCGGAATATCCAGCCTCGAAGAATACGGTAGTTCGTATTCCGATAGTGGTAACGGGCAATACGGTAGAGGCGGTATCACAGAATGGATTTAATGTTAATTTAACGGCATTGGATCCTGATACGGATGCACAAGGAAATGCATCCCGTTTCACGTATACTGCAGCAGACACAGACGGAGACGGAATTCCAGACAGTGTTGACTTAGATGACGATAACGACGGTATTCCAGATAGCGTAGAAGGGTATAATGCGGATAATCCGGACCAATCGACGGATACGGATGGAGACGGAACGCCAGATTACTTGGATATCGATACGGACAATGACGGAATTCCAGATTTAATGGAGAGTGGCTTACCACAGAGTCAGATTGATGCCTTAGATACGGATAACGACGGCGTAATCGATCCAAGTCAAGAAGTAGGCGAGAACGGAATAGTAGACAGTATAGAGCCGGATAATAAAGATCAAGGCTTAACAGATGATAAGGTTGATTACAATGATGATGGGACCAACGACAGTCCAAGAGATACGGACGGAGACAATGTAGGCGACTGGCGTGATTTAGACTCAGATAACGATGGATTAAATGATGTAGAAGAAGCGGGGTTACCGGATACAGACGGCAACGGACAAGTGGATACTCCAGATACGATCGTGGATGAATTACCGGAGACGGATGGGAATATTGATGTATTAACACCGAATAATCCTGACTTAACAGACACGGAAGATCCAGATGGCGACGGTGTCGTAGAAGGGACGGATACCGACGGTGATGGAATCATCGATCCAGTGGATGGATTACCAGAAGAATTTGGAGATGCCCCACAAGATACAGACGGCGATGGTATCCCAGACAGTGTTGATTTAGATGACGATAACGACGGTATTCCAGATAGCGTAGAAGGGTATAATTCGGATAATCCGGACCAATCGACGGATACGGATGGCGATGGAACGCCAGATTACTTGGATATCGATGCGGACAATGACGGAATTCCAGATTTAATGGAGAGTGGTTTACCACAGAGTCAGATTGATGCCTTAGATACGGATAACGATGGCGTAATCGATCCGAGTCAAGAAGTAGGCACAAACGGAATCGTAGATAGTATAGAACCGGATAATAAAGATCAAGGTTTAACAGATGATAAAGTTGATTACAATGATGATGGGACCAACGACAGTCCAAGAGATACGGATGGAGACAATGTAGGTGACTGGCGTGATTTAGATTCAGATAACGATGGATTAAATGACGTAGAAGAAGCGGGGTTACCGGATACAGACGGCAACGGACAAGTGGATACTCCAGATACGATCGTGGATGAATTACCGGAGACGGATGGGAATATCGATGTATTAACACCGAATAATCCTGACTTAACAGATACGGAAGATCCAGATGGAGACGGTGTCGTAGAAGGGACGGATACAGACGGTGATGGAATCATCGATCCAGTGGATGGATTACCAGAAGAATTTGGAGATGCCCCACAAGATACAGACGGAGATGGAATCCCAGACAGTGTTGACTTAGATGACGATAACGACGGTATTCCAGATAGCGTAGAAGGGTATAATGCGGATAATCCGGACCAATCGACCGATACGGATGGCGATGGAACCCCAGATTACTTGGATATCGATACGGATAATGATGGAATTCCAGATTTAATGGAGAGTGGCTTACCACAGAGTCAGATTGATGCCTTAGATACGGATAACGACGGCGTAATCGATCCAAGTCAAGAAGTAGGTACAAACGGAATCGTAGACAGTATAGAGCCGGATAATAAAGATCAAGGCTTAACAGATGATAAAGTTGATTACAATGATGATGGGACCAACGACAGTCCAAGAGATACGGATGGAGACAATGTAGGTGACTGGCGTGATTTAGACTCAGATAATGATGGATTAAATGATGTAGAAGAAGCGGGGTTACCGGATACGGACGGCAACGGACAAGTGGATACACCAGATACGATCGTGGATGAATTACCGGAGACGGATGGCGATATCGATGTATTAACACCGAACAATCCTGACTTAACAGATACGGAAGATCCAGATGGCGACGGAGTCGTAGAAGGGACGGATACAGACGGTGATGGAATCATCGATCCAGTGGATGGATTACCAGAAGAATTTGGAGATGCCCCACAAGATACGGATGGAGACGGTATCCCAGACAGTGTTGACTTAGATGACGATAACGACGGTATTCCAGATAGCGTAGAAGGGTATAATGCGGATAACCCGGACCAATCGACCGATACGGATGGTGATGGAACGCCAGATTATTTGGATATCGATACGGACAATGACGGAATTCCAGACTTAATGGAGAGTGGTTTACCACAGAGTCAGATTGATGCCTTAGATACGGATAACGACGGTGTAATTGATCCAAGTCAAGAAGTAGGTACAAATGGAATCGTAGACAGCATAGAGCCGGATAATAAAGATCAAGGTTTAACAGATGATAAGGTTGATTACAATGATGATGGGACCAACGACAGTCCAAGAGATACGGATGGAGACAATGTAGGTGACTGGCGTGATTTAGACTCAGATAATGATGGATTAAATGATGTAGAAGAAGCGGGGTTACCGGATACGGACGGCAACGGACAAGTGGATACACCAGATACGATCGTGGATGAATTACCAGAGACGGACGGCGATATCGATGTATTAACACCGAACAATCCTGACTTAACAGACACGGAAGATCCAGATGGCGACGGAGTCGTAGAAGGGACGGATACAGACGGTGATGGAATCATCGATCCAGTGGATGGATTACCAGAAGAATTTGGAGATGCCCCACAAGATACGGATGGAGACGGTATCCCAGACAGTGTTGACTTAGATGACGATAACGACGGTATTCCAGATAGCGTAGAAGGGTATAATGCGGATAACCCGGACCAATCGACCGATACGGATGGTGATGGAACGCCAGATTATTTGGATATCGATACGGACAATGACGGAATTCCAGACTTAATGGAGAGTGGTTTACCACAGAGTCAGATTGATGCCTTAGATACGGATAACGACGGTGTAATTGATCCAAGTCAAGAAGTAGGTACAAATGGAATCGTAGACAGCATAGAGCCGGATAATAAAGATCAAGGTTTAACAGATGATAAGGTTGATTACAATGATGATGGGACCAACGACAGTCCAAGAGATACGGATGGAGACAATGTAGGCGACTGGCGTGATTTAGACTCAGATAACGATGGATTAAATGATGTAGAAGAAGCGGGGTTACCGGATACAGACGGCAACGGACAAGTGGATACACCAGATACGATCGTGGATGAATTACCAGAGACGGATGGTAATATCGATGTATTAACACCGAATAATCCTGACTTAACGGATACAGAGGATCCAGATGGAGACGGTGTCGTAGAAGGGACGGATACAGACGGCGATGGAATCATCGATCCAGTGGATGGATTACCAGAAGAATTTGGAGATGCCCCACAAGATACAGACGGAGACGGAATCCCAGACAGTGTTGACTTAGATGACGATAACGACGGTATTCCAGATAGCGTAGAAGGGTATAATTCGGATAATCCGGACCAATCGACGGATACGGATGGCGACGGAACGCCAGATTACTTGGATATCGATACGGATAATGACGGAATTCCAGATTTAATGGAGAGTGGTTTACCACAGAGTCAGATTGATGCCTTAGATACGGATAACGATGGTGTAATCGATCCAAGTCAAGAAGTAGGCACAAACGGAATAGTAGACAGTATAGAGCCGGATAATAAAGATCAAGGTTTAACAGAAGATAAGGTTGATTACAATGATGATGGGACCAACGACAGTCCAAGAGATACGGATGGAGACAATGTAGGCGACTGGCGTGATTTAGACTCAGATAATGATGGATTAAATGATGTAGAAGAAGCAGGGTTACCGGATACAGACGGCAACGGACAAGTGGATACACCAGATACGATCGTGGATGAATTACCGGAGACGGATGGTAATATCGATGTATTAACGCCGAACAATCCTGACTTAACGGATACGGAAGATCCAGATGGAGACGGTGTCGTAGAAGGGACAGATACAGATGGCGATGGAATCATCGATCCAGTGGACGGATTACCAGAAGAATTTGGAGATGCACCACAAGATACAGACGGAGACGGAATCCCAGATAGTGTTGATTTAGATGACGATAACGACGGTATTCCAGATAGCGTAGAAGGGTATAATTCGGATAATCCGGACCAATCGACGGATACGGATGGCGACGGAACGCCAGATTACTTGGATATCGATACGGACAATGACGGAATTCCAGACTTAATGGAGAGTGGCTTACCACAGAGTCAGATTGATGCCTTAGATACGGATAACGATGGTGTAATCGATCCAAGTCAAGAAGTAGGCACAAACGGAATAGTAGACAGTATAGAGCCGGATAATAAAGATCAAGGTTTAACAGATGATAAGGTTGATTACAATGATGATGGGACCAACGACAGTCCAAGAGATACGGATGGAGACAATGTAGGTGATTGGCGTGATTTAGATTCAGATAACGATGGATTAAATGATGTAGAAGAAGCGGGGTTACCGGATACAGACGGCAACGGACAAGTGGATACCCCAGATACGATTGTGGATGAATTACCGGAGACGGATGGGAATATTGATGTATTAACACCGAATAATCCTGACTTAACAGACACGGAAGATCCAGATGGAGACGGTGTCGTAGAAGGGACGGATACAGACGGTGATGGAATCATCGATCCAGTGGATGGATTACCAGAAGAATTTGGAGATGCCCCACAAGATACGGATGGCGATGGTATCCCAGATAGTGTTGACTTAGATGACGATAACGACGGTATTCCAGATAGTGTAGAAGGGTATAATGCGGATAATCCGGACCAATCGACGGATACGGATGGTGATGGAACGCCGGATTACTTGGATATCGATACGGACAATGACGGAATTCCAGATTTAATGGAGAGTGGTTTACCACAGAGTCAGATTGATGCCTTAGATACGGATAACGATGGTGTAATCGATCCAAGTCAAGAAGTAGGTACAAACGGAATAGTAGACAGTATAGAGCCGGATAATAAAGATCAAGGCTTAACAGATGATAAGGTTGATTACAATGATGATGGAACCAACGACAGTCCAAGAGATACGGATGGAGACAATGTAGGTGATTGGCGTGATTTAGACTCAGATAACGATGGATTAAATGATGTAGAAGAAGCGGGGTTACCGGATACAGACGGCAACGGACAAGTGGATACTCCAGATACGATCGTGGATGAATTACCGGAGACGGATGGGAATATTGATGTATTAACACCGAATAATCCTGACTTAACGGATACAGAGGATCCAGATGGCGACGGTGTCGTAGAAGGGACGGATACAGACGGCGATGGAATTATCGATCCAGTGGATGGATTACCAGAAGAATTTGGAGATGCCCCACAAGATACAGACGGAGACGGAATCCCAGACAGTGTTGACTTAGATGACGATAACGACGGTATTCCAGATAGCGTAGAAGGGTATAATTCGGATAATCCGGACCAATCGACGGATACGGATGGCGACGGAACGCCGGATTACTTGGATATCGATACGGATAATGACGGAATTCCAGATTTAATGGAGAGTGGTTTACCACAGAGTCAGATTGATGCCTTAGATACGGATAACGATGGTGTAATCGATCCGAGTCAAGAAGTAGGTACAAACGGAATCGTAGATAGTATAGAACCGGATAATAAAGATCAAGGCTTAACAGAAGATAAGGTTGATTACAATGATGATGGGACCAACGACAGTCCAAGAGATACGGATGGAGACAATGTAGGCGACTGGCGAGATTTAGACTCAGATAACGATGGATTAAATGATGTAGAAGAAGCAGGGTTACCGGATACAGACGGCAACGGACAAGTGGATACTCCAGATACGATCGTGGATGAATTACCGGAGACGGATGGTAATATCGATGTATTAACGCCGAACAATCCTGACTTAACGGATACGGAAGATCCAGATGGAGACGGTGTCGTAGAAGGGACAGATACAGATGGCGATGGAATCATCGATCCAGTGGACGGATTACCAGAAGAATTTGGAGATGCACCACAAGATACAGACGGAGACGGAATCCCAGATAGTGTTGATTTAGATGACGATAACGACGGTATTCCAGATAGCGTAGAAGGGTATAATTCGGATAATCCGGACCAATCGACGGATACGGATGGCGACGGAACGCCAGATTACTTGGATATCGATACGGACAATGACGGAATTCCAGATTTAATGGAGAGTGGCTTACCACAGAGTCAGATTGATGCCTTAGATACGGATAACGATGGCGTAATCGATCCGAGTCAAGAAGTAGGTACAAATGGAATCGTAGACAGCATAGAACCGGATAATAAAGATCAAGGTTTAACAGATGATAAGGTTGATTACAATGATGATGGGACCAACGACAGTCCAAGAGATACGGATGGAGACAATGTAGGTGATTGGCGTGATTTAGACTCAGATAACGATGGATTAAATGATGTAGAAGAAGCAGGGTTACCGGATACGGACGGCAACGGACAAGTGGATACACCAGATACGATCGTGGATGAATTACCGGAGACGGATGGGAATATTGATGTATTAACACCGAACAATCCTGACTTAACAGATACAGAGGATCCAGATGGAGACGGTGTCGTAGAAGGGACGGATACAGACGGTGATGGAATCATCGATCCAGTGGATGGATTACCAGAAGAATTTGGAGATGCACCATTCCCTGATTTCACGGTACAAATCTCATCTAGACCAGCAGTGATTCAAAATGGAGGTAAATTATCGGTTCGAGTAAATGTGGTAGAGATTACAGGGAATCCATCTTTAGACGGGAAACCGGTAGTCGTAAGAATCCCAGAAGAAACGTTCTTTGATTTTAATTTCAATAGTGATTTAACACAGGTTAATGGCTTAAAGGTTAATAATGCTGATTGGGAGTATTTAGGTAAGCAATTTGGCTTGCATACATTTAGATATAAACCAAGTACTTTCGAAGGCTTAACTTCAAGTGCGATAGGCTTTGAAGGAACGGTAAGTTTTGAAGGAGTTAGTGATACGAGTGTATCAGCCTTTGTAGTAGATACAAGTGGAGGCGAAGTTAACTTTACGAACAATCGAGATACGGAGAAATTAAATTTAAAGGGGAATTAA